One genomic region from Magallana gigas chromosome 3, xbMagGiga1.1, whole genome shotgun sequence encodes:
- the LOC105332247 gene encoding von Willebrand factor A domain-containing protein 7, protein MNPNTTVFILVFSLVLNVRFVFSFLPSSESTGERSDFTHGSITEDGIYKAVAEVIIEKVKPGTYHSDSHTDKVKASFNLDNRSKYEFEKTVHYIVNKVNSAQRLYSSDASRTMSCEQISAGNILLHLLRAKIIQLCRTRSTDWGPIRDMLGEYLFTLQDFYSNTNWVEMSGSKPYTELGVQERLSIKISDAKEAMCTSCNHSKITLHTSTNSCASNLMKNGHLTSGYTSHQHIIKPYNSFPAHAGKCSHGGPSDVYRGFPATGGINKETSDPGLSPHHHLHTEAGRAAVQATADFLVGQDTGLLYQIGLEQTTGLLGLDYRQHCYNCLSPALSVVFVIDDAGSVSGQLQEAFRHSVAIVNQARVSTAPFNYILSTTGNKEHGLFVTTNGEEFKNRLQFLQSSNGGNSLKTTLHATLNAMQQAQPGSCIFSFASTDPIANAKGKDTGLLHDALYLLENKNLHLMQFLQGNNSNSHTAVHKRISNHVTASPTDVHCFVPNANLHKQGKRGKRSNIFEEIALHTSSSVIQTSHSTLGDILGHVLQENMNIQTLGVDSFEMLSLTTHVFHIDPCISLFTVRLEGSTCSNIQLLRPDGSNQSFTGNASKDVIDSRTTILSVQHPLYGAWQVKNSPSSPCHLTVSGSGCIDLDYKIMEDLRGVKYPITSSSPVLGKKYTISVSVKEIPKNVTTNFQITEIYMKKSDGSTLTSLPVSDSSTGTTRTVSGEVILSEPFYVGIKGTMSSETVTREDQKVVTPVGGQIDFVPPFETLVYNEETSVSVRVSNAGTVKQTFKLTAADTARFLIDPTKHVTLNGNQSKSIDFHLRAVPPKTSTKLTVTLEIERANSQIEQNFMVSTVKPPNVIVTSRTENCKKDIMNPNNCSRQQWEADLTVVFTANMTRLYISPISRALVLTYDRDAIDKNKFTATIKGDCCTSKTSIIAVDSAGNTKSSSINFSGENEFGISSYIKKQRDKMAEDSDPPTVWIAVGCVLGAMAGIGASVALIRKYKPFQNKVNSDPPDFPDPIPNQMSNGHSDNSRRSVFTGFGS, encoded by the exons ATGAATCCTAACACCACGGTATTCATCCTGGTCTTTTCGCTGGTTTTAAATGTCCGTTTCGTCTTCAGTTTCCTTCCCTCCTCGGAGAGTACGGGCGAACGGTCAGATTTTACGCATGGCAGTATCACAGAGGATGGGATATACAAAGCGGTGGCCGAGGTTATCATAGAAAAAGTCAAACCTGGAACTTACCACTCCGACAGTCATACGGACAAAGTGAAAGCGTCCTTTAATTTAG ataaTAGATCCAAATATGAATTTGAGAAGACTGTACATTATATTGTGAATAAAGTCAATTCCGCCCAGCGCTTATATAGCTCTGATGCTTCAAGAACAATGAGTTGCGAACAGATTTCTGCAG GCAACATCTTACTCCACTTATTGAGAGCTAAAATTATCCAACTCTGCAGAACTAGGTCCACTGACTGGGGCCCAATAAGGGACATGTTGGGAGAATATCTCTTTACCCTCCAAGACTTCTACAGCAACACAAACTGGGTGGAGATGTCTGGCAGCAAACCTTACACAGAACTGG GCGTGCAGGAACGTctttctataaaaatatctGACGCAAAGGAAGCAATGTGCACCAGCTGCAATCATTCCAAAATTAC TTTACATACTAGTACCAATTCGTGTGCCAGCAATCTGATGAAAAATGGCCACCTCACAAGTGGATACACATCGCACCAACATATAATAAAACCATACA ATAGCTTTCCCGCCCACGCGGGTAAATGTAGCCATGGCGGTCCCAGTGACGTATATCGGGGGTTTCCCGCCACTGGGGGGATTAACAAGGAGACCTCAGACCCCGGACTCTCTCCACATCACCACCTTCACACCGAGGCCGGCCGGGCGGCAGTGCAGGCGACCGCAGATTTTCTCGTGGGACAAG ACACTGGTCTATTGTACCAGATTGGTTTGGAACAGACAACTGGTCTACTGGGGTTAGATTACAGACAACACTGCTACAACTGTCTGTCGCCTGCTCTGTCTGTTGTATTTGTAATTGATGACGCTGGGTCAGTGAGTGGACAACTACAAGAGGCTTTCAGACACAGTGTCGCCATTGTCAACCAAGCTCGTGTTTCCACGGCTCCATTCAACTACATCTTGTCTACTACTGGGAACAAAG AACATGGTCTATTTGTAACAACAAATGGTGAAGAATTCAAAAACCGCCTTCAGTTTCTGCAGTCTAGCAATGGCGGCAATAGTTTGAAGACAACGCTGCATGCCACACTAAATG CTATGCAACAAGCTCAACCCGGGTCCTGTATATTTTCGTTCGCGAGCACCGACCCAATAGCAAACGCCAAAGGCAAGGACACAGGACTTTTGCATGACGCCCTGTATcttctagaaaataaaaacctTCACCTGATGCAATTTCTGCAAGGGAACAATTCAAATTCTCATACTGCCGTTCATAAAAGGATCTCTAATCACGTGACTGCAAGCCCAACCGATGTACACTGTTTTGTGCCGAATGCAAACCTGCATAAGCAAG GCAAACGAGGAAAGCGGTCCAATATTTTCGAGGAGATTGCTTTGCACACATCGTCCAGCGTCATACAGACCTCCCATTCCACGCTCGGTGACATTTTGGGACACGTTCTCCAG GAAAACATGAATATTCAGACGCTGGGCGTGGACTCGTTTGAGATGTTATCGTTGACGACCCATGTCTTTCACATTGACCCCTGTATATCACTTTTTACAGTCCGACTGGAAGGAAGCACCTGCTCTAACATACAACTTCTGCGTCCGGATG GTTCAAATCAGTCCTTTACTGGAAATGCATCAAAGGATGTGATAGATTCTAGAACTACCATTCTGTCAGTACAA CATCCCTTATATGGGGCTTGGCAGGTGAAAAATTCTCCCAGTTCTCCATGCCATCTGACGGTGTCAGGGAGTGGATGCATTGACTTGGATTACAAAATTATGGAGGATTTACGGGGTGTCAAGTATCCTATCACGAGTTCCAGTCCAGTACTTG GAAAAAAGTACACTATTAGTGTTTCGGTGAAAGAAATTCCTAAAAATGtaacaacaaattttcaaattaccgagatttacatgaaaaagtCAGACGGCAGTACattgacgtcacttccggtatcAGATTCTTCCACTGGTACTACAAGAACTGTTTCTGGCGAGGTTATTCTTTCGGAG CCTTTCTATGTTGGAATCAAAGGAACAATGTCTTCGGAAACAGTGACTCGAGAAGATCAGAAAGTAGTGACGCCTGTCGGAGGACAAATCGACTTTGTTCCTCCTTTTG aaaCTCTTGTATACAATGAAGAAACATCCGTAAGTGTTCGTGTTTCTAACGCGGGGACAGTAAAACAGACATTCAAATTAACAGCAGCAGACACTGCGAGATTTCTGATTGACCCAACAAAGCACGTGACATTAAACGGCAACCAATCGAAATCGATCGACTTCCATCTTAGAGCTGTTCCACCAAAAACATCCAC AAAACTCACAGTGACCCTAGAAATTGAGAGAGCTAATTCTCAAATTGAACAAAACTTCATG GTGTCCACTGTCAAACCACCAAATGTAATAGTCACCAGCCGTACTGAGAACTGTAAAAAGGACATCATGAACCCCAACAACTGTTCCCGCCAGCAGTGGGAGGCGGATCTAACAGTTGTCTTCACAGCCAACATGACGCGCCTGTACATCTCCCCGATATCCAGGGCACTCGTCTTAACATATGATAGAGACGCCATTGACAAAAACAAGTTTACAGCTACCATCAA AGGAGACTGTTGTACCTCCAAAACTTCAATAATCGCTGTTGATTCTGCAGGGAACACAAAATCATCTTCTATAAATTTTTCCGGGGAAAATGAATTTGGCATTAGTAGTTACATCAAA AAACAACGAGATAAAATGGCCGAAGACTCTGACCCCCCGACAGTGTGGATAGCGGTGGGGTGTGTTCTAGGTGCCATGGCCGGCATTGGAGCGTCAGTGGCCCTCATAAGGAAATACAAGCCATTCCAGAACAAGGTGAACTCGGACCCCCCGGATTTTCCCGATCCTATTCCAAATCAAATGAGCAATGGCCACTCCGACAATAGCAGAAGGAGTGTGTTTACCGGATTTGGATCTTAG
- the LOC105334460 gene encoding protein phosphatase 1 regulatory subunit 7 isoform X1: MADDKRTKSPEKPKVAKMDFFSSGEEEEPEPDTGETKELLIEDRAAVAIDLNQSRIAKISNLEGLTQCESLCLRQNLIKKIEGLCSVPTLTDLDLYDNQITKIENLEALVNLEVLDLSFNRIPKVEGLQTLTKLKKLFLIHNKIHKMENVGHLVHLEMLEFGSNKIRAIEGISRLTNITHLYIGKNKITRIQGLNTLVNLRCLSIQSNRLRKIEGLEELVNLEELYASHNGIEKVEGLEKNVKLTTLDLASNFIPKIENVGHLAELEEFWFNDNKVSSWDDLKELESLKKLATVYMERNPLYYDSEGKPDPNYRRKIKLALPQIQQIDATLFFL; this comes from the exons ATGGCAGACGATAAAAGAACTAAATCTCCAGAAAAACCAAAAGTAGCCAAAATGGACTTTTTCTCAAGTGGAGAGGAAGAAGAGCCAGAACCAGATACAGGGGAGACCAAAGAACTGTTGATAGAAGACAGAGCAGCTGTG GCAATTGATTTGAACCAAAGTAGAATTGCTAAAATTAGCAATTTGGAGGGACTTACACAATGTGAG AGTCTTTGTTTACGACAAAACcttataaagaaaattgaagGATTGTGTTCAGTTCCAACATTGACCGACCTTGACCTCTATGACAACCAGATCACAAAGATTGAAAACCTTGAGGCTTTGGTCAATCTAGA GGTGTTAGATTTATCCTTCAACAGAATTCCAAAAGTAGAAGGTCTGCAGACTTTAACAAAACTCAAAAAGCTTTTCCTGATTCACAACAAGATCCATAAGATGGAGAATGTGGGCCATCTAGTTCACCTGGAGATGTTAGAATTTGGGTCCAACAAAATTAGA gcAATAGAGGGTATATCCAGGCTGACCAATATAACGCACCTATACATAGGGAAGAACAAAATCACAAGAATTCAGGGACTCAACACATTAGTAAACCTACGATGTCTCAGTATTCAG AGCAACAGATTAAGGAAAATTGAGGGGCTTGAGGAGCTTGTGAATCTAGAGGAACTGTATGCCAGTCACAATGGGATAGAGAAGGTTGAGGGCctagaaaaaaat GTGAAGCTTACAACCCTTGATTTAGCTTCCAATTTCATTCCAAAGATTGAAAATGTAGGCCACTTGGCTGAATTGGAAGAATTTTGG TTTAACGACAATAAAGTGTCAAGTTGGGATGATTTAAAGGAACTAGAATCCTTGAAAAAGTTGGCGACAGTTTACATGGAGCGAAATCCTTTGTACTACGACTCGGAGGGTAAACCGGACCCGAACTATCGACGGAAGATCAAGTTGGCTCTACCTCAAATCCAGCAGATAGACGCAACTCTTT
- the LOC105334460 gene encoding protein phosphatase 1 regulatory subunit 7 isoform X2 translates to MADDKRTKSPEKPKVAKMDFFSSGEEEEPEPDTGETKELLIEDRAAVAIDLNQSRIAKISNLEGLTQCESLCLRQNLIKKIEGLCSVPTLTDLDLYDNQITKIENLEALVNLEVLDLSFNRIPKVEGLQTLTKLKKLFLIHNKIHKMENVGHLVHLEMLEFGSNKIRAIEGISRLTNITHLYIGKNKITRIQGLNTLVNLRCLSIQSNRLRKIEGLEELVNLEELYASHNGIEKVEGLEKNVKLTTLDLASNFIPKIENVGHLAELEEFWFNDNKVSSWDDLKELESLKKLATVYMERNPLYYDSEGKPDPNYRRKIKLALPQIQQIDATLCK, encoded by the exons ATGGCAGACGATAAAAGAACTAAATCTCCAGAAAAACCAAAAGTAGCCAAAATGGACTTTTTCTCAAGTGGAGAGGAAGAAGAGCCAGAACCAGATACAGGGGAGACCAAAGAACTGTTGATAGAAGACAGAGCAGCTGTG GCAATTGATTTGAACCAAAGTAGAATTGCTAAAATTAGCAATTTGGAGGGACTTACACAATGTGAG AGTCTTTGTTTACGACAAAACcttataaagaaaattgaagGATTGTGTTCAGTTCCAACATTGACCGACCTTGACCTCTATGACAACCAGATCACAAAGATTGAAAACCTTGAGGCTTTGGTCAATCTAGA GGTGTTAGATTTATCCTTCAACAGAATTCCAAAAGTAGAAGGTCTGCAGACTTTAACAAAACTCAAAAAGCTTTTCCTGATTCACAACAAGATCCATAAGATGGAGAATGTGGGCCATCTAGTTCACCTGGAGATGTTAGAATTTGGGTCCAACAAAATTAGA gcAATAGAGGGTATATCCAGGCTGACCAATATAACGCACCTATACATAGGGAAGAACAAAATCACAAGAATTCAGGGACTCAACACATTAGTAAACCTACGATGTCTCAGTATTCAG AGCAACAGATTAAGGAAAATTGAGGGGCTTGAGGAGCTTGTGAATCTAGAGGAACTGTATGCCAGTCACAATGGGATAGAGAAGGTTGAGGGCctagaaaaaaat GTGAAGCTTACAACCCTTGATTTAGCTTCCAATTTCATTCCAAAGATTGAAAATGTAGGCCACTTGGCTGAATTGGAAGAATTTTGG TTTAACGACAATAAAGTGTCAAGTTGGGATGATTTAAAGGAACTAGAATCCTTGAAAAAGTTGGCGACAGTTTACATGGAGCGAAATCCTTTGTACTACGACTCGGAGGGTAAACCGGACCCGAACTATCGACGGAAGATCAAGTTGGCTCTACCTCAAATCCAGCAGATAGACGCAACTCTTTGTAAATAG